A window of Bacteroidota bacterium contains these coding sequences:
- a CDS encoding PIG-L family deacetylase, with product MRSILITLSMVMNGFVSVAQFTKCSFYFSAHPDDWQLFIGTNAYNDMQESNTKVVFIYVTAGDAGLLTGKVPPATVPYYVARERGAKY from the coding sequence ATGAGAAGTATTTTGATTACTCTTTCAATGGTGATGAATGGATTTGTTTCAGTGGCGCAGTTTACGAAGTGTTCATTTTATTTTAGCGCCCATCCTGACGATTGGCAATTATTTATAGGCACTAATGCATATAATGATATGCAGGAAAGCAATACGAAAGTTGTGTTTATTTATGTTACAGCAGGCGATGCAGGGTTACTTACAGGCAAAGTACCTCCGGCTACGGTTCCTTATTACGTGGCACGAGAGCGTGGTGCCAAGTATTAG